Sequence from the Nocardiopsis sp. YSL2 genome:
TCGTCCGGTCCCTCCTCCGGGGCCGTGTGGGCCGTCGGCGGCGGCGCGGCGCTCCTGCTGGTCGTGGGCGCCGTGGTCCTCGTGCTGCGGCGCGCGACCGCGGGGGACCGCGAGTGACCGGCGCGCCCACCACGTCCGACCGCCCCGCCGGGGCCGGGGCACCCGACGCCCCCGTCCCGGCCGGGCCGACCGGGACCGGGCGCCTGGCGCGGATCCTGGTGTACGTGGCCGGGCGCCTGGCGACCGCCGCCCTCTCGCTGGCGGCGGTCGTGGCCGCCGGGTTCTTCCTCTTCCGGATCCTGCCCGGCGACCCCGTACGGGCGATGACCGAGGGCCGGGAGGTCAGCGCGGGGCAGCGCGAGGAGCTGCGCCGCCAGTTCGGGCTGGACCGGTCGCTCGGTGAGCAGTTCCTCGACTACGCCTCCGGGCTGGTGCGGCTGGACCTCGGCACGTCCTTCCAGTACCGCGAACCGGTGGCCGAGCTCATCCTCGACCGCCTGGGCCCCACACTGCTGCTGGCCGGGACGGGCACGGTCGTCGCCGCGGCCCTGGGCCTGTTCCTGGGGGCCCGCGCCGGATGGCGGCCCGGTGGGCGCGGCGACCGCGTCAGCACGGCCGTGGCCCTGTTCTTCTGGTCGGTGCCCACCTTCTGGCTGGGCCTGCTCCTCATCGTGGTGCTGGCCTCGGGCCGGGGCTTCGTCCCCGACCTCTTCCCGACCGGCGGGATGGTCGACCCCGACGCCACGGGTCCGTGGGAGACCGGGCTGAGCACGGCCCGGCACATGGTCCTGCCGGTGACCACGATGGTCGCGGTCATCTACGCCCAGTACCTGATGATCATGCGCTCCTCCCTCATGGACGAGAAGGGGGCCGACTACCTCACGACCGCCCGGGCCAAGGGACTGCGCGACGCACTCGTGCGCCGCAGGCACGCCGTGCCCAACGCCCTGCTGCCCACGGTCACCCTCGTCTTCCTCAACCTCGGACAGGTGGTCTCCGGCGTGATCCTGGTGGAGACGGTCTTCTCCTGGCCCGGACTGGGCCAGCTCTTCTACTCCGGGCTGCGCGTGCCCGACCTCGGCCTGGTCCAGGGGCTGTTCGTGGTCTTCGCGGCCTCCGTGATCCTGATGAACCTCCTGGCCGACCTGGTCTATCCGCTGCTCGACCCGCGGGTGCGGCCGTGAGCGCGCCCGCCGGAGCCGCCGGGACGCTCTCGCCGCGCGCGCTGGCCTGGCGCCGCCGCCGACTGGCCCTGCGCCGCTTCGCCCGCGACTACGCCCGCCACCGCGCCGGACTGGCCGGCCTGGCGGCGCTGGTGGCCATCACCGCGATCGCCCTGGCCGCGCCCTGGTTCGTCGAGCCCGTGCACCTGACGATCACGGGTGCGCCGGGCGACCCCTACGAGCCGCCCAGCCGCGCCTTCCCGCTGGGCACCGACAACTTCGGACGCTCCGTGCTGGACCTGGTCGTGTGGGGCGCGCGCGTCTCGCTCACAGTGGGCTTCCTGGCCACCGCCGTGTCCGTGTCCCTGGGGACCGTGGTCGGTGTGACGGCCGGGCACTTCGGCTCTTCCGGCGGCCTGCCCGGGCGGATCGTGTCCTCGTCGCTCATGCGCGTCACCGACTGGTTCCTGGTGCTGCCCACCCTGGTCCTGGCCGTCGCCCTGGCGGCGGTGCTGCCCCGGGGCACGGCCACCATCATCGTGGCCATCGGCCTCACGGTCTGGCCGCCCACCGCCCGTCTGGTCAGGGCCCAGACCCTGGCCGTGGAGGCCAGGCCCTTCGTCGAACGCGCCCGCGCGCTGGGCGGCGGCCACGCCCACGTGATGGCCTGGCACGTGCTGCCCAACGTGATGCCGGTCGTGCTCGCCCAGACGACCCTGCTCGTGGCCACGTCCATCATCGCCGAGTCCACCCTGGCGTTCCTGGGTATGGGCGACCCCGCGACGATCTCCTGGGGCGGCGTCCTGGAGGCGGCCCGCACAGCCGGGGCGGTCAGCGCGGGTATCTGGTGGTACATGGTGCCGCCTGGGCTGGCGATCGCCGTCGTGGCGCTGTCCTTCACGCTGTGCGGCCGTGCGCTGGAAGCCGTCCTCGACCCGCGGGAGGCACGTTGACCGCCCTGCTCGACGTCCGCGACCTGCACGTCACCTACCGCTCCGGCGCCGGCGCGGTCCCCGCCGTCCGGGGCGTGGACGCGGCCCTGGGCGCAGGGGAGGTCCTGGGCCTGGCGGGGGAGTCGGGCAGCGGCAAGTCCACGGTCGCCCTGGCACTGCTGCGCCTGCTGCCCGCCGGTACGGGGATCACCGGCCGGATCCTCCTGGAGGGAGAGGACGTCCTGGACATGCGCTGGGGGCGGCTGCGGGCGGTGCGGTGGGCGGGCGCCTCCCTGGTCTTCCAGGGCGCCATGCACGCGCTCAACCCGGTTCGGCGGATCGGGGACCAGATCGCCGAGCCCATGCTGCTGCACCGCACCGTGCCGAACGCACGTGTGCCCGGGC
This genomic interval carries:
- a CDS encoding ABC transporter permease, which translates into the protein MTGAPTTSDRPAGAGAPDAPVPAGPTGTGRLARILVYVAGRLATAALSLAAVVAAGFFLFRILPGDPVRAMTEGREVSAGQREELRRQFGLDRSLGEQFLDYASGLVRLDLGTSFQYREPVAELILDRLGPTLLLAGTGTVVAAALGLFLGARAGWRPGGRGDRVSTAVALFFWSVPTFWLGLLLIVVLASGRGFVPDLFPTGGMVDPDATGPWETGLSTARHMVLPVTTMVAVIYAQYLMIMRSSLMDEKGADYLTTARAKGLRDALVRRRHAVPNALLPTVTLVFLNLGQVVSGVILVETVFSWPGLGQLFYSGLRVPDLGLVQGLFVVFAASVILMNLLADLVYPLLDPRVRP
- a CDS encoding ABC transporter permease; amino-acid sequence: MSAPAGAAGTLSPRALAWRRRRLALRRFARDYARHRAGLAGLAALVAITAIALAAPWFVEPVHLTITGAPGDPYEPPSRAFPLGTDNFGRSVLDLVVWGARVSLTVGFLATAVSVSLGTVVGVTAGHFGSSGGLPGRIVSSSLMRVTDWFLVLPTLVLAVALAAVLPRGTATIIVAIGLTVWPPTARLVRAQTLAVEARPFVERARALGGGHAHVMAWHVLPNVMPVVLAQTTLLVATSIIAESTLAFLGMGDPATISWGGVLEAARTAGAVSAGIWWYMVPPGLAIAVVALSFTLCGRALEAVLDPREAR